A single region of the Rathayibacter rathayi genome encodes:
- the trxB gene encoding thioredoxin-disulfide reductase: MRDIVIIGSGPAGWTAAVYAARADLHPVVVASSVEIGGDLMNTTDVENFPGFPDGILGPELMTAMQAQAEKFGAETFYDDVTSLDLEGEVKTIHLGSGESIEAKTVVVATGSAYRKLGLHDEDRLSGHGVSWCATCDGFFFKGKTIAVVGGGDSAMEEATFLTKHAAKVYIIHRKSSLRASKVMQKRAFDNDKIEFMWNAEVTGISGESHVNGVKLRDTVDGTESHLDLDGLFIAIGNDPRTHIVHGKLDLTTEGTISVVGRSSQTSVSGVFAAGDVIDPTYRQAVTAAASGTVAALDAEHYLASLADGIAHTDGSPRAELITR, translated from the coding sequence GTGCGCGACATCGTCATCATCGGATCCGGCCCTGCCGGCTGGACCGCCGCCGTCTACGCGGCGCGCGCCGACCTGCACCCGGTGGTCGTGGCCTCGTCGGTCGAGATCGGCGGCGATCTGATGAACACCACCGACGTCGAGAACTTCCCCGGCTTCCCCGATGGCATCCTGGGCCCCGAGTTAATGACCGCAATGCAGGCGCAGGCCGAGAAGTTCGGGGCCGAGACCTTCTACGACGACGTCACCTCCCTCGACCTCGAGGGCGAAGTGAAGACCATTCACCTCGGCTCTGGCGAGAGTATCGAGGCGAAGACCGTCGTCGTCGCGACCGGCTCGGCCTATCGCAAGCTCGGGCTCCACGACGAGGACCGCCTCTCGGGGCACGGTGTCTCCTGGTGTGCGACCTGCGATGGTTTCTTCTTCAAGGGGAAGACCATCGCGGTGGTCGGCGGAGGCGACTCCGCGATGGAGGAAGCGACCTTCCTCACCAAGCATGCCGCGAAGGTCTACATCATCCACCGCAAGAGTTCGCTTCGTGCGTCGAAGGTCATGCAGAAGCGCGCCTTCGACAACGACAAGATCGAGTTCATGTGGAACGCCGAAGTGACCGGGATCTCCGGTGAGAGTCATGTCAACGGCGTGAAGCTTCGCGACACCGTCGACGGCACCGAGTCGCACCTCGACCTCGACGGACTCTTCATTGCGATCGGCAACGACCCGCGCACGCACATCGTTCACGGCAAGCTCGACCTCACCACCGAGGGCACTATCTCGGTGGTCGGCCGCTCCTCCCAGACCTCCGTTTCCGGCGTCTTCGCCGCCGGTGACGTGATCGACCCGACCTACCGTCAGGCCGTCACCGCCGCCGCATCCGGAACGGTTGCCGCCCTCGACGCGGAGCACTACCTCGCCTCGCTCGCCGATGGCATCGCCCACACCGATGGCTCACCCCGGGCCGAGCTCATCACCCGCTGA
- the murJ gene encoding murein biosynthesis integral membrane protein MurJ translates to MASFSLGRASAVLASGTIVSRILGFVMSIVLANTIGAAVAPSADAFTTANLLPNTIYSIIAGGALNAVLVPQIVRAGLDADGGRGYINRLLTLALGLLLVTTVAATLLAPLLARLYAPGYLPEQYQLAVAFAFWCLPQVFFYGLFTILGEVLNARGSFGPFTWAPVLNNVVVIAGLLVFMLLFGADPEGNRPVESWTPAMVALLAGSATLGIVVQSLFLMLFWRRVGLSYRPDFRFRGVDLGTAGRMSLWSFATVLLTIGAGIVESQVSSTVTGQGPSAAALQKAWLIFMLPHSVITISIAMAYFTKMSGHTARDEMKEFRSDVSTSLRLVLMMVVFAAAAIIVVAVPFGSVFTDSFADAQAIGAIATAYVVALPLFSSIAIMQRAFYALSDGARPFLFTLVQIVVAVAGYLAVLRLPADRVAIGIAAATSLSICVQAGVAALLLRRRLGGTGGRRILVRLVQFAVAAGPSAAVGYGVLVALGGTRPGGFAVSNYVEPLLSMAMIGTAMALVYFAILWFLRVPELRALLAPVLRRLGR, encoded by the coding sequence GTGGCTAGCTTCTCCCTCGGACGCGCGAGCGCCGTCCTCGCTTCCGGCACGATCGTCTCGCGGATCCTCGGCTTCGTGATGTCGATCGTGTTGGCGAACACCATTGGAGCCGCGGTCGCACCGAGCGCGGACGCCTTCACCACCGCGAACCTGCTGCCGAACACGATTTATTCGATCATCGCCGGCGGTGCGCTCAACGCTGTGCTCGTCCCGCAGATCGTCCGAGCGGGACTGGACGCGGACGGCGGTCGCGGATACATCAACCGACTGCTCACTCTGGCACTCGGACTCTTGCTGGTGACCACGGTCGCGGCGACCCTGCTCGCGCCCCTGCTCGCGCGCCTCTACGCACCCGGCTACCTGCCGGAGCAGTACCAGCTGGCCGTCGCCTTCGCCTTCTGGTGCCTGCCGCAGGTCTTCTTTTACGGCCTTTTCACGATCCTCGGCGAGGTTCTCAACGCTCGCGGTTCATTCGGCCCCTTCACCTGGGCGCCCGTGCTGAACAATGTGGTCGTGATCGCCGGGCTCCTGGTGTTCATGCTGCTGTTCGGCGCCGATCCGGAGGGGAACCGGCCGGTCGAATCGTGGACCCCGGCAATGGTCGCTCTGCTCGCCGGCAGCGCGACGCTCGGCATCGTCGTCCAGTCGCTCTTCCTGATGCTCTTCTGGCGGAGGGTCGGCCTCAGCTACCGGCCGGACTTCCGCTTCCGCGGCGTCGATCTCGGCACGGCCGGGCGGATGTCGCTGTGGTCGTTCGCCACGGTGCTGCTGACGATCGGTGCCGGAATCGTGGAGAGCCAGGTGTCCTCCACCGTCACCGGTCAGGGACCGTCGGCCGCGGCGCTGCAGAAGGCCTGGCTGATCTTCATGCTCCCGCACTCGGTCATCACCATCTCGATCGCCATGGCGTACTTCACCAAAATGAGCGGTCACACCGCCCGGGACGAAATGAAGGAGTTCCGCTCCGACGTCTCCACGTCGCTCCGGCTCGTTCTGATGATGGTGGTCTTCGCCGCCGCAGCGATCATCGTCGTCGCCGTGCCGTTCGGCTCCGTCTTCACCGACTCGTTCGCCGATGCGCAGGCCATCGGTGCGATCGCCACGGCCTACGTGGTCGCCCTCCCGCTGTTCTCTTCGATCGCCATCATGCAGCGTGCCTTCTACGCCCTGAGCGACGGAGCGCGTCCGTTCCTGTTCACGCTGGTGCAGATCGTCGTGGCGGTAGCGGGCTACCTGGCGGTGTTGCGTCTCCCCGCCGACAGAGTGGCGATCGGCATCGCCGCAGCTACCTCGCTCAGCATCTGCGTGCAGGCCGGGGTGGCGGCGCTGTTGCTGCGACGTCGGCTCGGCGGCACGGGAGGTAGGCGGATTCTGGTCAGGCTCGTGCAGTTCGCCGTCGCCGCAGGGCCCTCCGCGGCTGTCGGCTACGGCGTCCTCGTCGCTCTCGGAGGGACGCGGCCGGGCGGTTTCGCCGTTTCGAACTACGTCGAACCGCTCCTCTCGATGGCGATGATCGGTACCGCGATGGCACTGGTGTACTTCGCGATCCTGTGGTTCCTGCGGGTACCGGAGTTACGTGCTCTGCTCGCACCGGTCCTCCGACGCCTGGGCCGCTGA
- a CDS encoding RNA-binding S4 domain-containing protein yields the protein MNAQEPPQDVPLGGGSIRLGQFLKLAGILSGGEAKEAVAEGLVTVNGEVDLRRGRQLAVGDVVGFDRNRFRVSE from the coding sequence GTGAACGCTCAGGAGCCGCCACAGGACGTCCCGCTGGGCGGAGGGTCGATCCGGCTGGGGCAGTTCTTGAAGCTCGCGGGGATCCTCTCGGGCGGCGAGGCCAAGGAGGCGGTCGCTGAGGGGTTGGTGACGGTGAACGGCGAGGTCGACCTGCGCCGCGGTCGCCAGCTCGCGGTCGGCGACGTCGTCGGATTCGACCGGAACCGCTTCCGCGTTAGCGAGTGA
- the rpsR gene encoding 30S ribosomal protein S18: MAGKSSGDRRKPIRGKGAKNAAPAKSVRVGVIDYKDVATLRKFISERGKIRARRITGVSVQEQRLIARAVKNAREMALLPYAGSGR, translated from the coding sequence ATGGCTGGAAAGAGCAGCGGCGACCGCCGCAAGCCGATCCGCGGCAAGGGCGCGAAGAACGCGGCCCCCGCGAAGTCGGTCCGCGTGGGTGTCATCGACTACAAGGACGTCGCGACCCTCCGCAAGTTCATCTCGGAGCGCGGGAAGATCCGCGCCCGTCGTATCACCGGCGTCTCCGTTCAGGAGCAGCGCCTCATCGCCCGTGCCGTCAAGAACGCCCGCGAGATGGCGCTCCTGCCCTACGCCGGCAGCGGAAGGTAG
- a CDS encoding DUF6049 family protein yields MHRRDLSLRSLAAFLLRSAGAAALAIGLSGVASPALAAPNVSTAVTAPAFGRVTTTAGVGQDGLLRPGQDLQLSIAVRNSTTEAIDGADVSVALSYATLDTRAELHAWLDAEADNDTDTVQAGAQLGLPPSSTAEANVTVPVDQIPFSNDRTALGTHAVLVTVTGPGGVVSTARTAVELTDATAPERETGVSALVPLTVPDTADGLLSAETLADYTNSTGTLTRQLDEITGKGVTIGVDPRILASIRILGRSAPTSALDWLNRLQSAPNERFALPYADADVSAQAQAGLATLLSPVSFAYAIDNRRFAAAPGTATPSPTTAAGADQPAEDLPARPSAESLIASDWSTSLGNVAWPDEGTLRGSDLDVYAASGVNRTVVPSDALLLPEDITTTSRASVGASDLVVADSRLTEAFDAAATAADDTEWRAHLSVIATDLAEVHKEGKAPGVVLTLGRDSAIGADRLSETLDAIDSLPWSRASTLASALAVPATQGASIIDSPESALRIDQVRDLLGSGSEVESFSSVLQEPELLAGKSRNDVLALLSVSWRGDGSGWRDAVTKAREHADTTLSLVSIDATDSILQVSRDSSIPVYVRNQLPWPVAVRIQASTSNAVLDIDEGAIETTAIDARSQGRVLIPVKARVGNGETNLGLQLTSAEGVPIGTPTGMTTSVRADWETVGTLVIGIVLVVVFGLGIIRNIRRRRRGDPPEDEEDPNAVLAVQPGFDDQRSDQRG; encoded by the coding sequence ATGCATCGGCGCGACCTCTCCCTCCGCTCGCTGGCGGCGTTCCTCCTCCGTTCCGCAGGTGCCGCCGCCCTCGCGATCGGCCTGTCCGGCGTCGCCTCTCCCGCGCTCGCAGCCCCGAACGTCTCGACCGCCGTCACTGCGCCCGCCTTCGGCAGGGTCACCACGACGGCCGGAGTCGGCCAGGACGGACTCCTGCGTCCCGGTCAGGACCTCCAGCTCTCGATCGCCGTACGTAACAGCACCACCGAGGCGATCGACGGCGCCGACGTGAGCGTCGCTCTCTCCTACGCCACCCTCGATACCCGCGCAGAGCTGCACGCCTGGCTCGACGCCGAGGCCGACAACGACACCGACACCGTCCAGGCGGGCGCACAGCTCGGCCTTCCGCCCTCGAGCACCGCCGAGGCCAACGTCACCGTTCCGGTCGATCAAATCCCCTTCTCGAACGACCGCACTGCTCTCGGCACTCACGCCGTCCTCGTCACTGTCACCGGTCCAGGCGGTGTCGTCTCGACAGCCCGCACGGCCGTAGAACTCACCGACGCCACGGCCCCGGAACGCGAGACCGGCGTCAGCGCCCTGGTCCCGCTCACCGTCCCGGACACCGCCGACGGCCTGCTGTCGGCCGAGACGCTCGCTGACTACACGAACAGCACGGGAACCTTGACCCGCCAGCTCGACGAGATCACCGGAAAAGGTGTGACGATCGGGGTCGACCCGCGCATCCTTGCCTCGATCCGCATCCTCGGCCGCTCCGCTCCGACGTCGGCCCTCGACTGGCTTAACCGCCTGCAGTCCGCGCCGAACGAGCGATTCGCCCTGCCCTACGCCGATGCCGACGTCTCAGCACAGGCGCAGGCAGGCCTCGCGACACTCCTCTCACCCGTCTCCTTCGCGTACGCGATCGACAACAGGCGGTTCGCCGCAGCGCCCGGCACCGCTACTCCCTCCCCCACCACCGCGGCCGGCGCCGACCAGCCCGCCGAGGACCTGCCTGCGCGACCGAGCGCCGAGTCGCTGATCGCCTCCGACTGGAGCACCTCGCTCGGGAACGTCGCCTGGCCAGACGAGGGCACCCTCCGCGGATCCGACCTCGACGTCTACGCGGCCAGCGGAGTGAACCGGACCGTCGTTCCCTCCGACGCACTCCTGCTACCGGAGGACATCACCACGACCTCTCGGGCGAGCGTCGGCGCCTCCGACCTCGTTGTGGCCGACTCCCGGCTGACTGAGGCCTTCGATGCGGCCGCGACCGCCGCGGATGACACCGAGTGGCGCGCTCACCTGTCCGTCATCGCCACCGATCTCGCCGAGGTGCACAAGGAGGGCAAGGCACCGGGGGTGGTGCTCACCCTCGGCCGCGACTCCGCGATCGGTGCCGATCGCCTGTCAGAGACCCTTGACGCGATCGACTCGCTGCCGTGGTCGCGCGCGAGCACCCTCGCCTCGGCCCTCGCCGTCCCCGCCACCCAGGGCGCGAGCATCATTGATTCGCCCGAGTCGGCGCTCCGGATCGACCAGGTCCGCGACCTGCTCGGCTCCGGCTCCGAGGTCGAGTCGTTCTCGTCGGTGCTGCAAGAGCCTGAGCTGCTGGCCGGCAAGAGCCGCAACGACGTGCTCGCGCTGCTCTCCGTGAGCTGGCGCGGCGACGGTAGCGGCTGGCGCGACGCCGTGACTAAGGCTCGCGAGCACGCCGACACCACGCTCTCGCTGGTCTCCATCGACGCGACCGACAGCATCCTGCAGGTTTCCCGCGACTCCAGCATCCCCGTCTATGTCCGCAACCAGCTCCCGTGGCCCGTCGCTGTCCGAATCCAGGCCTCCACCTCGAACGCCGTCCTCGACATCGATGAGGGCGCCATCGAGACCACCGCGATCGACGCCCGTTCGCAGGGTCGCGTCCTCATTCCGGTGAAGGCCCGCGTCGGCAACGGCGAGACGAACCTCGGCCTGCAGCTCACCTCGGCCGAGGGCGTTCCGATCGGCACTCCGACCGGGATGACGACCAGCGTTCGCGCCGACTGGGAGACCGTCGGCACCCTCGTCATCGGGATCGTGCTCGTCGTCGTGTTCGGGCTCGGCATCATCCGCAACATCCGCCGTCGCCGCCGAGGCGACCCCCCAGAGGACGAGGAGGACCCGAACGCCGTGCTCGCGGTCCAACCCGGCTTCGACGACCAGCGATCGGACCAGCGTGGCTAG
- the rpsF gene encoding 30S ribosomal protein S6, with translation MTHQYEIMVILDPEIDERTVAPSLDKFLNVIRTDGGSVDKVDVWGRRRLAYEINKKSEGIYAVVDFTSTSAAANELDRQLKLSEAVMRTKVLRAEEGIAQVAAAAKLADEKAARKAAKASAAPKA, from the coding sequence GTGACGCATCAGTACGAAATCATGGTCATCCTGGACCCCGAGATTGATGAGCGCACCGTCGCTCCGAGTCTCGACAAGTTCCTCAACGTCATCCGCACCGATGGTGGATCCGTCGACAAGGTCGATGTCTGGGGCCGCCGTCGTCTGGCGTACGAGATTAACAAGAAGTCCGAGGGCATTTACGCCGTCGTCGACTTCACGTCGACCTCCGCCGCCGCGAACGAACTCGACCGTCAGCTGAAGCTGTCCGAGGCCGTCATGCGCACCAAGGTGCTGCGGGCCGAAGAGGGCATCGCTCAGGTCGCGGCTGCCGCGAAGCTCGCCGACGAGAAGGCCGCCCGCAAGGCGGCCAAGGCCTCGGCCGCTCCCAAGGCATAG
- a CDS encoding Fic family protein: protein MDQHHFADSPFGSPTREPGNKWAFTYYLPKHLPRALDLSAEVVSALSEADAALGHLQGLGTLITDPGQLVGPYLRREALASSRIEGTQASLSDVFQSEIDEDSRNDDTAEVHRYLEATHQAYELAKTLPLTQRLILAVHATLLTGVRGEEKNPGEFRTSPVWVGHAGATPETATFVPPLPVHLGDLLADWERFVNDDGRHLPALIQAGLMHYQFETIHPFLDGNGRIGRLLINLLLLERRRLPLPLLYLSHFFETHREEYYERLQAVRETGDVEGWLTFFLGAVRAQSDDAVARSQELIRIRERYYEEAIKERSSLPRLVEIIVRNPFVTVRHVQVRLDITNQGARNLIRNAEGRGWLRSLGTHGRGGKERWYSPDIFQVMELPMAYDAAVLSPIGRS, encoded by the coding sequence ATGGATCAGCATCATTTCGCCGACTCGCCCTTCGGGAGCCCGACTCGGGAACCAGGGAACAAGTGGGCGTTCACGTACTACCTGCCGAAGCATCTGCCCCGCGCCCTCGATCTCTCCGCGGAGGTGGTGTCGGCCCTGTCGGAGGCTGACGCGGCCCTGGGCCATCTTCAGGGCCTCGGGACGCTCATCACCGATCCGGGGCAACTTGTCGGGCCCTACCTGCGGAGAGAGGCTCTGGCGAGTTCCCGCATCGAGGGGACCCAGGCGTCCCTCTCGGACGTCTTCCAGTCCGAAATCGACGAGGACTCGCGGAACGACGACACGGCCGAGGTCCACCGGTACCTCGAAGCGACGCACCAGGCGTACGAGCTGGCGAAGACCCTTCCCCTCACCCAGCGGCTGATCCTCGCCGTACACGCGACGCTCCTCACAGGAGTGCGAGGCGAGGAGAAGAACCCGGGCGAGTTCCGGACGTCGCCGGTCTGGGTCGGGCACGCAGGCGCGACGCCGGAGACCGCGACCTTCGTTCCTCCTCTGCCGGTTCACCTCGGCGATCTGCTCGCCGACTGGGAGCGTTTCGTGAACGACGACGGACGGCACCTTCCTGCCTTAATCCAGGCGGGCCTCATGCATTATCAGTTCGAGACGATCCACCCCTTTCTCGACGGCAACGGGCGGATCGGTCGTCTGCTCATCAACCTGCTCCTCCTGGAACGGAGGAGACTTCCCCTGCCCCTCCTGTACCTCTCCCACTTCTTCGAGACCCACCGCGAGGAGTACTACGAGCGCTTGCAGGCCGTCCGCGAGACCGGCGACGTGGAGGGCTGGCTGACGTTCTTCCTCGGAGCGGTCCGTGCACAGTCGGACGATGCGGTCGCACGTTCCCAGGAGCTCATCCGGATCCGCGAGCGCTACTACGAGGAGGCGATCAAGGAGAGGTCGAGCCTGCCTCGACTCGTGGAAATCATCGTGCGCAATCCGTTCGTGACGGTCCGGCACGTTCAGGTCCGTCTCGACATCACGAACCAGGGCGCCAGGAACCTCATCCGCAATGCCGAAGGCCGCGGATGGCTTCGATCGCTGGGTACGCACGGCCGTGGGGGCAAGGAGCGCTGGTACTCGCCGGACATCTTCCAGGTGATGGAGCTGCCGATGGCCTACGACGCCGCCGTTCTTTCTCCGATCGGTCGCTCGTGA
- a CDS encoding CCA tRNA nucleotidyltransferase, with protein sequence MHSVQTALETLRTLAETPTVARLAEAFSAEGHELALVGGPVRDAFLGHGVHDLDFTTSARPDEILRIVAPIAETHWDIGRAFGTIGARVSGETVEITTYRSDSYDGVSRKPDVEFGESLEGDLVRRDFTVNAMALRLPEVVLVDPSGGVEDLLAERLRTPSPADLSFGDDPLRMLRGARFTSQLGFRTTDEVEWAMAELAGRIRDVSAERVQEELRKLLATSSPRAGLELLVDTGLAGYFLPELPALRLEQDEHHHHKDVYTHSLTVLEQAISLEQSRNPGAAPDVVLRLAALLHDVGKPATRRLEAGGAVSFHHHDLVGAKLTVKRMRALKFDNQTTKEVARLIELHLRFFGYTDGAWTDSAVRRYVTDAGPLLDRLHILTRADVTTRNRRKAERLAHAYDDLEARIAELAEKEELASKRPDLDGTRIMEILGLAPGPEVGQAYRFLLELRLEEGPLGEEAATQRLREWWASR encoded by the coding sequence ATGCACAGCGTCCAGACCGCTCTCGAGACCCTCCGCACTCTCGCGGAGACACCGACCGTGGCGCGGCTGGCGGAGGCGTTCTCGGCTGAGGGGCACGAGCTGGCCCTCGTCGGGGGACCGGTGCGCGACGCCTTCCTCGGACACGGCGTGCACGACCTGGATTTCACCACCTCCGCTCGTCCCGACGAGATCCTGCGGATCGTCGCTCCGATCGCCGAGACGCACTGGGACATCGGTCGGGCGTTCGGCACGATCGGTGCGCGAGTATCGGGAGAGACGGTCGAGATCACGACCTATCGCAGCGACAGCTACGACGGTGTGAGCCGCAAGCCCGATGTCGAGTTCGGCGAGTCGCTCGAGGGAGATCTCGTGCGGCGCGACTTCACGGTGAACGCGATGGCGTTGCGGCTCCCCGAGGTGGTCCTGGTTGACCCGTCCGGAGGTGTCGAGGATCTGCTCGCCGAGCGGCTGCGCACCCCTTCCCCCGCCGACCTCTCCTTCGGCGACGACCCGCTCCGAATGCTCCGCGGGGCGCGCTTTACCTCGCAGCTCGGCTTCCGCACCACCGACGAGGTGGAGTGGGCGATGGCGGAACTCGCCGGCCGGATCCGGGACGTCTCGGCGGAGCGTGTGCAGGAGGAGCTGCGCAAGCTCCTCGCGACATCCTCGCCGCGCGCCGGCCTGGAGCTGCTGGTCGACACCGGTTTGGCCGGTTACTTTCTCCCGGAGCTGCCCGCTCTGCGCCTGGAACAGGACGAACACCACCACCACAAGGATGTCTACACCCATAGCCTCACCGTGCTGGAGCAGGCGATCTCGCTGGAGCAGTCGCGGAACCCGGGCGCCGCTCCGGACGTCGTACTGCGGCTCGCGGCACTCCTGCACGATGTCGGCAAGCCGGCCACCCGGCGTCTCGAGGCCGGCGGCGCAGTGAGCTTCCACCACCACGACCTGGTCGGCGCCAAGCTCACGGTGAAGCGGATGCGCGCGCTCAAGTTCGACAACCAGACGACGAAGGAGGTCGCTCGGCTGATCGAGCTGCACCTGCGGTTCTTCGGGTACACGGACGGCGCGTGGACCGATTCCGCGGTGCGCCGTTACGTCACTGACGCGGGACCCCTGCTCGATCGGCTGCATATCCTCACTCGCGCCGACGTGACCACACGCAACCGCCGGAAGGCCGAGCGGCTCGCGCACGCCTACGACGATCTCGAGGCGCGGATCGCGGAGCTCGCCGAGAAGGAGGAGCTGGCCTCGAAGCGGCCCGATCTCGATGGCACGCGGATCATGGAGATCCTTGGCCTGGCTCCGGGACCCGAGGTGGGTCAGGCGTACCGGTTCCTGCTCGAGCTGCGGCTGGAGGAGGGCCCGCTCGGCGAGGAGGCCGCGACGCAGCGGCTCCGCGAATGGTGGGCGTCGCGCTGA
- the dnaB gene encoding replicative DNA helicase: protein MTIAHLAVPGSDGRDGRGESRGNERTPPHDLLAEQSALGGMLLSKDAVADVVESVKGTDFYIPKHEIVFDAILALYSHGEPTDVIAVTDELTKQGELQRAGGADYLHTLTSMVPTAANAGYYASIVAERALLRRLVEAGTRIAQMGYQGEGEVLDLVNSAQAEIYNVTGSETAEDYVPLTDAVTVAIDEIEAAAHKDGAFTGVPTGFADLDDLTNGFHPGQMIIVAARPALGKSTLALDFARAAAIKHDMATIFFSLEMGRSEIAMRLLSAEASVPLQHMRKGTVDQRDWTTIASTRGRINDAPLYIDDSPNMTLVEIRAKCRRLKQRVGLKMVVIDYLQLMTSGKKVESRQQEVSEFSRALKLLAKELQVPVIALSQLNRGPEQRADKLPAISDLRESGSIEQDADMVILLHRESAYEKDNPRAGEADLIVAKHRNGPTRTVTVGFHGHFSRFADIPAV from the coding sequence ATGACGATCGCGCACCTGGCGGTACCCGGCTCGGACGGACGCGACGGACGCGGCGAGTCCCGCGGCAACGAGCGCACTCCTCCGCACGACCTTCTCGCCGAGCAATCGGCTCTCGGCGGAATGCTGCTCTCGAAGGACGCGGTCGCCGACGTCGTCGAGAGCGTCAAGGGCACGGACTTCTACATCCCCAAGCACGAAATCGTGTTCGACGCGATCCTCGCCCTCTACTCGCACGGTGAGCCGACCGACGTCATCGCGGTGACCGACGAACTCACCAAGCAGGGCGAACTCCAGCGGGCCGGCGGCGCCGACTACCTGCACACGCTCACCTCGATGGTGCCGACCGCCGCGAACGCGGGCTACTACGCTTCCATCGTCGCCGAGCGGGCACTGCTGCGCCGTCTCGTCGAGGCGGGCACCCGAATCGCGCAGATGGGCTACCAGGGCGAGGGTGAGGTGCTCGATCTCGTCAACTCGGCGCAGGCCGAGATTTACAACGTCACCGGGTCCGAGACGGCGGAGGACTACGTCCCGCTGACCGACGCGGTAACAGTGGCAATTGATGAGATCGAGGCGGCCGCGCACAAGGACGGTGCCTTCACGGGTGTGCCCACCGGCTTCGCCGACCTCGACGACCTGACCAACGGCTTCCACCCCGGGCAGATGATCATCGTCGCCGCGCGACCCGCGCTCGGTAAGTCAACGCTCGCGCTCGACTTCGCCCGCGCCGCCGCGATCAAGCACGACATGGCCACAATCTTTTTCTCGCTCGAGATGGGGCGCAGCGAGATCGCGATGCGCCTGCTCTCGGCCGAGGCCTCGGTGCCTTTGCAGCACATGCGTAAGGGCACGGTCGACCAGCGCGACTGGACGACCATCGCCTCCACCCGCGGCCGGATCAACGACGCGCCCCTGTACATCGACGACTCGCCCAACATGACATTGGTGGAGATCCGCGCGAAGTGCCGCCGGCTCAAGCAGCGCGTCGGCCTCAAGATGGTCGTCATTGATTACCTCCAGCTGATGACCTCGGGGAAGAAGGTCGAGAGTCGCCAGCAGGAGGTCTCGGAGTTCTCGCGTGCGCTCAAGCTGCTCGCCAAGGAGCTGCAGGTGCCGGTCATCGCCCTCTCGCAGTTGAACCGTGGCCCCGAGCAGCGCGCCGACAAGCTCCCCGCGATCTCGGACCTGCGCGAGTCGGGCTCGATCGAGCAGGACGCCGACATGGTGATCCTCCTGCACCGCGAGAGCGCCTACGAGAAGGACAACCCGCGTGCGGGCGAGGCCGACCTCATCGTCGCGAAGCACCGCAACGGCCCGACCCGAACGGTGACGGTCGGCTTCCACGGCCACTTCTCCCGCTTCGCCGACATCCCGGCGGTCTGA
- the rplI gene encoding 50S ribosomal protein L9, translating into MSKVILTHEVDGLGSAGDVVDVKNGFARNYLIPQGFGVAWTRGGEKQVEQIKSARAAREHKTIEEAQHTKQVLEANRVKLTVKAGKDGRLFGSVKTSDIANAVAAAGFGELDKRKIVIANAIKHVGEHEAVVRLRDDIQATVKLQVVAAK; encoded by the coding sequence ATGTCCAAGGTCATCCTGACCCACGAGGTCGACGGGCTCGGCTCCGCTGGCGATGTCGTCGACGTGAAGAACGGGTTCGCCCGCAACTACCTCATCCCCCAGGGCTTCGGCGTCGCGTGGACTCGCGGTGGCGAGAAGCAGGTCGAGCAGATCAAGTCGGCGCGAGCCGCTCGTGAGCACAAGACCATCGAAGAGGCTCAGCACACCAAGCAGGTCCTCGAGGCCAACCGCGTGAAGCTGACGGTCAAGGCCGGCAAGGACGGCCGTCTGTTCGGCTCGGTGAAGACCTCCGACATCGCGAACGCGGTGGCAGCGGCTGGATTCGGTGAGCTCGACAAGCGCAAGATCGTGATCGCGAACGCGATCAAGCACGTCGGCGAGCACGAGGCCGTGGTGCGTCTGCGCGACGACATCCAGGCCACCGTGAAGCTGCAGGTGGTCGCGGCCAAGTAA
- a CDS encoding single-stranded DNA-binding protein translates to MAGETIITVVGNLTADPELRYTQGGLAVANFTIASTPRTFDRQANDWKDGEALFLRASVWREFAENVAGTLTKGSRVVATGRLKQRSYETKEGEKRTSIELEIDEIGPSLRYATAQVTRASGGGGRGQAGGGQGNGGQIGGGQGGFGGGNQGGSGTAGGNRGGQAEEPWAPSAPAGGDVWSTPGSYNDETPF, encoded by the coding sequence ATGGCTGGCGAGACGATCATCACCGTGGTAGGGAACCTCACCGCCGACCCCGAGCTGCGCTACACGCAGGGCGGGCTCGCGGTCGCGAACTTCACCATCGCCTCCACGCCGCGCACCTTCGACCGTCAGGCGAACGACTGGAAGGACGGCGAAGCGCTGTTCCTCCGTGCCTCCGTCTGGCGCGAGTTCGCCGAGAACGTCGCGGGAACGCTGACCAAGGGGAGCCGTGTCGTCGCGACCGGCCGCTTGAAGCAGCGCTCCTACGAGACGAAGGAAGGCGAGAAGCGCACCAGCATCGAGCTCGAGATCGACGAGATCGGGCCCTCGCTGCGCTACGCGACCGCGCAGGTCACGCGCGCCTCCGGTGGAGGCGGACGCGGCCAGGCCGGTGGCGGCCAGGGCAATGGCGGTCAGATCGGCGGCGGCCAGGGCGGCTTCGGCGGCGGCAACCAGGGGGGCTCCGGCACTGCGGGCGGCAACCGTGGTGGCCAGGCCGAGGAGCCGTGGGCGCCCAGCGCTCCCGCTGGTGGCGACGTGTGGAGCACGCCCGGCAGCTACAACGATGAGACGCCGTTCTGA